The Sphingobacterium bambusae genome includes a window with the following:
- a CDS encoding GNAT family N-acetyltransferase, with protein sequence MEYTFRKATAADLDKIWEILQGAIARRKADGSQQWQDGYPNPQVVATDIEKGCGFVLQEDDLVIGYTALLINDEPAYAHIEGKWLTNSDFVVFHRVAIEEAQIGKGLSKRMLSFIEEYALKNGINSVKADTNFDNVAMLKIFERAGYHYCGEVYFRGSARKAFEKVLEQ encoded by the coding sequence ATGGAATATACATTTAGAAAGGCGACAGCTGCTGACTTGGATAAGATTTGGGAAATCTTGCAAGGCGCAATAGCGAGAAGAAAAGCCGATGGCAGTCAGCAATGGCAGGATGGATACCCTAATCCCCAGGTTGTCGCCACCGATATTGAAAAAGGCTGCGGGTTTGTGCTGCAGGAAGATGATCTTGTGATTGGATATACTGCGCTGTTAATCAACGATGAACCAGCTTATGCTCATATTGAAGGGAAGTGGTTAACGAATAGTGATTTTGTTGTTTTCCATCGCGTGGCCATCGAGGAAGCACAGATCGGTAAAGGACTCTCTAAACGGATGCTTTCCTTTATCGAAGAGTATGCGCTAAAAAATGGCATCAACAGCGTCAAAGCAGACACTAACTTTGACAATGTGGCGATGCTCAAGATATTTGAGCGTGCAGGCTACCATTATTGTGGTGAGGTTTACTTCCGCGGTAGTGCACGTAAGGCTTTTGAGAAAGTTTTGGAGCAGTAA
- a CDS encoding GNAT family N-acetyltransferase, which translates to MVEIKQEDGRKGKFDIFVDEKLAGTMTYTWAGDNKFIIDHTEVLPGNEGQGLAKKLVLAGIDFARNKKVKIMPLCPYAKSVFDKDDSFKDVLF; encoded by the coding sequence ATGGTTGAAATAAAACAAGAAGACGGTCGAAAAGGAAAGTTTGACATTTTTGTCGACGAAAAACTAGCAGGCACGATGACCTACACCTGGGCCGGCGACAATAAATTTATCATCGATCATACGGAGGTGCTGCCCGGGAACGAAGGACAAGGTTTGGCTAAAAAGCTAGTGCTCGCAGGCATAGACTTTGCGCGCAACAAAAAGGTGAAGATTATGCCGCTTTGTCCCTATGCTAAAAGCGTATTTGATAAAGATGATTCTTTCAAGGATGTCCTCTTTTAA
- a CDS encoding APC family permease, with product MKRQLKLWDAVMIVMGSMIGSGIFIVSSDMMRQLGSGYWLIVVWLLTTVATVSAAICYGELSSMYPRAGGQYAYLTETFGRMTGFLYGWSLFAVIQTGTIAAVAVAFGKFTAYIFPSLNDAPPIYQNGTFMITWMQIVAIGIILLLTYVNTRGLQSGKLVQSVFTAAKIIALVALVFGGLYLMKTSFFAENVQFGWAAFQNIDGAGWSAIDGRTLLGGIAAAMVGAIFSSVAWENVTFISGEIRDPQRNVVRAMVIGTSLVMMLYLLCNYIYLATLSRDEIAFAANDRVAVAAAEKLLGHTGTIVMAFLVMISTFGCVNGLVLAGARVFQTMAKDGLFLKQVIPDNRREVPARSLWLQGVWASLLCLSGQYGNLLDMVSFVIVIFYMITVFGVVYQRWKNPQKERPYRTFLYPFPVILYLLIGGLFCGLLIVYKQQYTWPGFILVLLGIPIYYLINRKRST from the coding sequence ATGAAACGTCAATTAAAACTTTGGGACGCCGTCATGATCGTGATGGGATCTATGATAGGAAGTGGTATTTTTATAGTAAGTTCTGATATGATGCGACAGTTGGGCTCGGGATATTGGCTCATTGTGGTGTGGTTGTTGACTACGGTGGCCACCGTCTCCGCTGCAATTTGCTATGGCGAGTTGTCGTCCATGTATCCGCGCGCTGGCGGGCAGTATGCTTATCTGACCGAGACTTTCGGAAGGATGACAGGCTTTCTCTACGGCTGGAGTTTGTTTGCCGTTATTCAGACCGGAACCATTGCCGCCGTGGCGGTCGCTTTCGGAAAATTCACCGCCTATATTTTTCCGTCTTTAAATGATGCCCCACCAATTTACCAAAACGGAACCTTTATGATTACTTGGATGCAGATTGTGGCTATAGGCATCATTCTCCTACTGACCTACGTCAATACACGTGGACTTCAATCGGGGAAGCTCGTGCAATCCGTATTTACCGCCGCAAAGATTATCGCTTTAGTGGCTTTGGTATTCGGGGGGCTTTATCTGATGAAGACAAGTTTTTTTGCAGAAAACGTTCAATTTGGCTGGGCGGCTTTTCAAAATATTGATGGCGCTGGTTGGTCGGCAATAGATGGACGGACGTTGCTAGGTGGCATTGCTGCAGCCATGGTGGGCGCTATTTTTAGTAGCGTTGCTTGGGAGAATGTGACCTTTATATCCGGGGAGATCAGAGATCCACAACGAAACGTCGTTCGCGCCATGGTTATCGGAACCTCTTTGGTGATGATGCTGTACCTCTTATGCAATTATATTTACTTGGCAACATTGAGCCGAGACGAGATTGCATTTGCGGCTAATGACAGAGTCGCCGTTGCTGCGGCAGAAAAATTGTTGGGCCATACCGGAACCATCGTGATGGCATTTTTGGTGATGATTTCTACATTCGGTTGTGTGAATGGTTTGGTGTTAGCCGGCGCACGGGTATTTCAGACCATGGCCAAGGATGGTCTTTTTTTGAAGCAGGTGATTCCTGATAACCGGCGAGAGGTGCCCGCACGTTCGTTATGGTTGCAGGGCGTTTGGGCGTCCCTCTTGTGTCTGAGTGGGCAATATGGTAACCTGTTGGATATGGTTTCTTTCGTCATTGTCATCTTCTATATGATTACCGTGTTCGGTGTCGTTTATCAGCGCTGGAAAAATCCGCAGAAGGAACGTCCTTACCGTACTTTTCTTTATCCATTTCCAGTGATTCTCTATCTCCTGATCGGGGGCTTGTTTTGTGGTTTGCTTATTGTTTACAAACAACAGTATACCTGGCCGGGATTCATATTGGTTCTTTTAGGTATTCCTATCTATTATCTCATCAACAGAAAAAGATCAACATAG
- a CDS encoding cation:proton antiporter — MRKFRNAIFYVGIIGGFSLLMYWIVLKGVGLEEGKDISIPQSTNSQWADFLTSLVHNVQHPLAILLAQIVTIILVARLFGWICVKLKQPAVIGEMIAGIVLGPSLVGMYFPEFSAALFPKESLGNLQFLSQIGLILFMYIVGMEIDMKILRHKAHDAVVISHASIIMPFVMGLGLAYFLYNEFAPENVQFLSFGLFAGIAMSITAFPVLARIVQERGINKTRLGTIVITCAAADDITAWCILAAVIAIVKAGSFGSAVYTILLAIAYVIVMIRVVRPFLMRIGELNTSKESLNKGIVAIFFLVLILSAYATEIIGIHALFGAFIAGAIMPENVKFRNIFIEKVEDVALVLLLPLFFVFTGLRTQIGLLNEPYLWKIAALIFAVAVVGKFVSSALAAKFVGQNWRDSLSIGALMNTRGLTELVALNIGYDLGVLTPELFSMMVIMALATTFMTGPTLDLIDWLFRSKKGQAVKETLAERFKLLISFSNPESGRALFRLAHNLSKKDKENTQISAMHIVDSEKLHHYDTDQLEREKFEVLITESKTLDRELTTMFKASSDIDAEIIDVVNNEEQFDLLLLGLGQSIYKGTLLGNVLGFTTRLINPEKLMNTVTGKEQLFQKHSFDEGLTKIMAKVKIPVGVLINRNFQSAEHILFPILEKQDVQLLPYAARLMRCNNALVDILFINVALRDEAIGLLQKLETEFPENLTVMESNTTDQLAHKYDLLITSAAAWTYSWEQIEYETMTETSILILSKPSKRSENL; from the coding sequence ATGAGAAAGTTCAGGAATGCCATTTTTTATGTGGGAATAATCGGAGGCTTCTCCCTGCTGATGTATTGGATCGTGCTAAAAGGTGTAGGATTGGAAGAAGGAAAGGATATTAGCATACCGCAGTCGACCAATAGTCAATGGGCAGACTTCCTAACGTCCCTCGTCCATAACGTACAGCATCCCTTGGCGATCTTACTTGCCCAGATCGTGACAATCATCTTGGTTGCTCGATTATTTGGGTGGATATGTGTCAAGCTCAAACAACCGGCTGTGATTGGCGAAATGATCGCTGGTATTGTCTTGGGACCTTCTCTGGTGGGGATGTATTTCCCCGAGTTTTCGGCAGCACTATTTCCTAAAGAATCGTTGGGCAACCTCCAATTTTTGAGCCAGATCGGGTTGATCCTTTTTATGTATATCGTGGGTATGGAGATCGATATGAAGATTCTACGCCACAAAGCGCACGACGCTGTAGTTATCAGCCATGCCAGCATCATCATGCCCTTTGTAATGGGGTTGGGATTGGCTTATTTCCTTTACAATGAGTTTGCCCCGGAAAATGTGCAGTTTCTTTCTTTCGGTCTCTTCGCCGGTATTGCGATGAGCATCACCGCCTTCCCGGTATTGGCGCGTATTGTGCAAGAACGGGGAATCAACAAAACAAGGCTAGGAACCATTGTGATAACCTGCGCTGCGGCCGATGATATCACGGCTTGGTGTATCTTGGCCGCCGTTATTGCCATTGTGAAGGCAGGCTCATTCGGCAGTGCGGTATACACTATATTGCTCGCCATTGCCTACGTTATTGTGATGATACGTGTAGTACGCCCATTTTTGATGCGTATCGGCGAACTGAACACGTCAAAAGAGAGCCTAAACAAAGGTATCGTCGCCATATTTTTCTTGGTCCTCATCCTATCCGCTTATGCTACCGAGATCATTGGTATTCACGCGCTATTTGGTGCTTTTATCGCAGGTGCAATCATGCCTGAAAACGTCAAATTCCGCAACATCTTTATCGAGAAGGTGGAGGACGTAGCTTTGGTACTGCTGCTCCCCCTATTTTTTGTTTTCACTGGACTTCGCACACAGATCGGTCTGCTAAACGAACCCTATCTATGGAAAATTGCCGCATTGATATTTGCCGTTGCCGTTGTCGGAAAATTTGTAAGCAGTGCCTTGGCCGCAAAATTCGTTGGTCAAAATTGGCGTGACAGTCTTTCCATCGGCGCCTTAATGAACACACGTGGACTGACGGAACTGGTCGCGTTGAATATTGGTTACGATTTAGGTGTCCTCACACCTGAGCTATTTTCCATGATGGTGATTATGGCGCTGGCGACTACCTTTATGACCGGACCAACCTTAGACCTAATCGATTGGCTTTTCCGCTCCAAAAAGGGACAAGCGGTCAAGGAAACACTGGCAGAGCGCTTTAAGCTGCTCATATCCTTCAGTAATCCAGAATCAGGCAGAGCCTTGTTCCGGCTAGCACACAACTTAAGTAAAAAGGACAAAGAAAATACGCAGATCAGTGCCATGCATATTGTGGACAGCGAAAAACTGCACCATTATGACACGGATCAGCTTGAACGTGAAAAATTCGAAGTATTGATTACGGAATCAAAAACGCTGGACAGGGAGCTTACCACGATGTTCAAAGCATCTTCCGATATCGATGCCGAAATCATTGATGTAGTCAATAATGAAGAGCAGTTCGACCTACTGCTCCTAGGACTTGGTCAATCTATTTATAAAGGCACATTGCTAGGGAACGTACTTGGATTCACCACCCGACTCATTAACCCCGAAAAGTTGATGAATACCGTGACAGGCAAAGAACAGCTGTTCCAAAAACATAGCTTTGACGAGGGGCTTACCAAAATTATGGCGAAGGTAAAAATTCCGGTCGGTGTGCTGATCAACCGAAATTTTCAATCGGCAGAGCATATACTATTTCCAATTTTGGAAAAACAGGATGTGCAGCTACTCCCCTATGCAGCTCGACTGATGCGCTGCAACAACGCTCTGGTGGACATCCTATTCATTAACGTAGCTCTTCGCGATGAAGCGATCGGCTTATTACAGAAACTCGAAACGGAGTTTCCCGAAAATCTGACCGTAATGGAGTCCAACACGACCGATCAATTAGCACACAAGTACGATTTACTGATCACGAGTGCCGCCGCATGGACCTATTCTTGGGAGCAAATCGAATACGAGACCATGACAGAAACATCGATCTTAATACTATCTAAACCATCCAAAAGGAGCGAGAACCTGTAA
- a CDS encoding BamA/TamA family outer membrane protein has product MLGRRIYFLFFIALLSGKITATAQGFKNGWIGRYVNSIINDTSAADKSTLTIYPTFASAPETGVELGASILKLFYAKGDTLNRLSEMQAFTFFTFKGQYGLVLDNAIYGDKDKWFFLGETKIQQFPLSYYGIGPATAGDNPARVDAFQVLFKQRVLRKIKKNFFIGPEIDYQLLSGVNFEQPEDGSPYPIPTGGDGTQNFGVGAGIVYDNRHNVLNVREGLFGELAYLKTFRGFLSDYSFGTVNMELRSYHPIAKNNVLAWQVRGQFLHGEVPFNQMTLLGGDRLMRGYYLGRYRDRNLIAAQAEYRILPFAFSKRLGAAVFASAGAVSPTLGGFQMRNVRVAGGLGVRYLLFPKKDIYLRFDVGFTKEGANFYIFNGEAF; this is encoded by the coding sequence TGGCTGGATCGGCCGTTACGTCAATTCAATCATCAACGATACATCGGCTGCCGACAAGTCCACGTTAACGATCTACCCGACGTTTGCCTCTGCTCCCGAAACGGGCGTAGAACTCGGAGCATCCATTCTGAAACTGTTTTATGCAAAGGGCGATACATTAAATAGATTAAGTGAAATGCAGGCCTTTACCTTCTTTACCTTCAAGGGACAGTATGGACTGGTGCTTGATAACGCTATTTATGGAGACAAGGACAAGTGGTTCTTTCTAGGGGAAACCAAGATACAGCAATTTCCCTTATCGTACTATGGCATTGGCCCCGCAACTGCGGGCGACAATCCGGCGCGTGTGGATGCCTTTCAGGTTTTATTTAAGCAGCGTGTGCTCCGAAAGATAAAGAAGAACTTTTTTATCGGTCCTGAGATCGACTATCAATTGCTCTCCGGCGTAAATTTTGAACAGCCGGAGGATGGTTCTCCCTACCCTATCCCAACAGGAGGTGATGGCACGCAAAACTTCGGCGTTGGTGCAGGTATTGTCTATGACAACCGCCACAACGTGCTCAATGTTCGAGAAGGGCTTTTTGGAGAGCTTGCTTACCTCAAAACATTCCGTGGCTTTTTGAGTGATTACTCCTTTGGTACGGTAAACATGGAGTTAAGATCCTACCACCCTATTGCGAAAAACAATGTGCTGGCGTGGCAAGTGCGCGGACAATTTCTTCATGGCGAGGTACCCTTCAACCAAATGACTTTATTAGGAGGAGATCGTTTAATGCGGGGATATTACCTCGGTCGCTATCGCGATAGAAACCTGATCGCCGCACAGGCAGAGTATCGTATTCTACCTTTTGCCTTCAGCAAAAGGCTTGGAGCGGCGGTATTTGCATCGGCAGGTGCCGTTTCGCCAACCCTAGGTGGCTTTCAAATGCGGAATGTTCGTGTGGCCGGCGGACTGGGCGTACGTTACCTGCTCTTTCCGAAAAAAGATATCTACCTCCGCTTTGATGTGGGCTTTACCAAAGAAGGAGCGAACTTCTATATCTTCAATGGAGAAGCATTCTAA
- a CDS encoding NUDIX hydrolase, giving the protein MNKKQLPTAGLLVVREDRLLLAFSRNKQAWYLPGGKIDAGETAKEALLREIEEELGVVLDEEKLVYYGHVTADAYGEENLQMEQSCFLYPTLDQLDPSNEIEAVAYFSQQAYQQEDIQVEGVLIAFERLCADGLIKG; this is encoded by the coding sequence ATGAATAAGAAACAACTTCCGACAGCAGGCCTTTTGGTTGTCCGCGAGGATCGCTTATTGCTAGCTTTCAGTCGGAACAAACAAGCGTGGTACCTGCCTGGTGGCAAAATAGATGCAGGGGAGACCGCAAAGGAGGCATTGTTGCGCGAAATAGAGGAGGAACTCGGGGTTGTCTTAGACGAAGAAAAGCTTGTCTACTACGGACATGTAACAGCTGATGCCTACGGGGAGGAAAATCTCCAAATGGAGCAATCCTGCTTTTTATATCCAACACTTGATCAGTTGGATCCAAGTAATGAGATTGAGGCCGTAGCCTATTTTTCACAACAAGCTTACCAACAGGAGGATATTCAAGTGGAGGGTGTTCTTATCGCATTTGAACGATTGTGTGCCGATGGGTTGATTAAAGGATAA
- a CDS encoding M14 family zinc carboxypeptidase: protein MTCRLLLFLSLFAVQMTFSQQLAFEKDPKKNKTATYEELIAFYQNIVANDSRARLLEVGTTDIGKPLHLLVLSADRTFEPQDIKKRKKTVLLINNGIHPGEPEGMDASMLFVRQLLKENKLPKQVVICLIPVYNVAGMLNRGVSRANQNGPEEYGFRGSAQHYDLNRDFIKTDTRNAWLFQEVFNTWDPDVFFDTHTSNGADYQYIMTLIATHRDKLDPALATFMERNFTAPLYTGMAGTGFPMIPYVDPKEDTPESGLVSFLESPRYSTGYAALHHTIGYMPETHMWKPYADRVAAMYTLMGELLRLTTTHGADLIDLRREIKRRVREQESFPLTWKLDEENVEQLPFLGYQAGYKPSELSGLPRLFYDRSKPTSIQVPYFSRYTADIYVQKPQAYIVPQSYEKVIALLKLNGVEMQALDRDTLMHVEQYYIDCYKTSNSPYEGHYLHREVLVRPVLREQMFYKGDLLITTDQEANRYIMETLEPQATDSFFNWNFFDAILSQKEYFSPYIFEEEAVQLLRDNPQWREELERAKQNDQKLASSGRAQLDWVYKKSKYYESGHLLYPIARLHKL from the coding sequence ATGACCTGTCGACTTCTATTGTTTTTATCGCTATTTGCCGTTCAAATGACATTTTCGCAACAATTAGCCTTTGAGAAGGATCCTAAAAAAAACAAAACGGCCACATATGAAGAACTGATTGCATTCTATCAAAACATTGTGGCAAACGATTCTCGTGCTCGTTTGCTGGAGGTGGGGACGACAGATATTGGCAAACCTTTGCATCTCCTTGTACTTTCAGCAGATAGAACATTTGAACCGCAGGATATAAAAAAACGGAAAAAGACCGTATTGTTGATCAATAATGGTATACACCCCGGTGAGCCAGAAGGAATGGACGCTTCTATGCTCTTTGTGCGGCAGCTTCTAAAAGAAAATAAGCTACCCAAGCAGGTTGTGATTTGTTTAATCCCCGTATATAACGTGGCGGGCATGCTCAACCGTGGTGTAAGTAGAGCAAACCAAAATGGTCCTGAAGAATATGGTTTTCGCGGCAGTGCACAACACTATGATTTGAACCGCGATTTCATCAAAACCGATACACGTAATGCTTGGTTGTTTCAAGAGGTCTTTAACACTTGGGATCCGGATGTGTTTTTTGATACGCATACCAGCAATGGTGCCGATTATCAGTATATCATGACACTAATAGCCACCCATCGGGACAAATTAGATCCTGCTTTAGCTACTTTTATGGAGCGTAACTTTACTGCTCCGCTCTACACAGGAATGGCAGGTACAGGCTTCCCAATGATTCCTTATGTTGATCCAAAGGAGGATACGCCTGAATCAGGGTTAGTATCTTTTCTGGAGAGCCCTCGCTATTCTACGGGGTATGCGGCTCTGCACCATACGATTGGCTACATGCCCGAAACCCATATGTGGAAACCATATGCAGATCGTGTAGCAGCCATGTATACACTCATGGGTGAACTGTTGCGGTTGACCACGACACATGGTGCAGATTTGATCGACCTGCGGCGGGAGATAAAGCGACGTGTTCGCGAGCAAGAAAGTTTTCCACTGACTTGGAAGCTGGATGAAGAAAACGTTGAACAGCTTCCGTTTTTAGGTTATCAGGCAGGTTACAAACCTAGTGAACTCAGTGGTCTGCCACGTCTATTTTACGATCGATCAAAGCCCACGAGCATACAAGTGCCCTATTTTAGTCGATACACTGCAGATATTTACGTGCAGAAGCCGCAGGCATACATCGTTCCGCAGTCCTATGAAAAGGTTATAGCACTGCTTAAGCTCAATGGCGTGGAGATGCAGGCACTCGATAGGGATACATTGATGCATGTGGAGCAATACTACATTGATTGTTATAAGACGTCCAACAGTCCCTACGAAGGGCATTATTTGCACCGGGAAGTGCTGGTGCGTCCGGTGTTGCGGGAGCAGATGTTTTACAAAGGAGACTTGCTGATAACGACCGATCAAGAAGCCAATCGATATATCATGGAAACCTTGGAGCCGCAGGCAACGGATTCTTTCTTTAATTGGAATTTTTTCGATGCTATTTTATCCCAAAAGGAATATTTTTCCCCTTATATTTTTGAGGAGGAAGCGGTGCAACTGCTGCGTGACAACCCACAATGGCGAGAGGAATTGGAACGTGCCAAGCAGAACGATCAGAAGCTGGCATCAAGCGGGCGGGCACAGTTGGATTGGGTATACAAAAAATCGAAATATTACGAGTCCGGTCATTTACTTTATCCTATTGCGCGGCTTCACAAGTTATAA
- a CDS encoding DUF2383 domain-containing protein: protein MKTLSDKDAELIHALIMINNDRIESYTQMITALNSEKDADLISLLEKLGQQSQQFKSQLAPFIDQASDNKGGSHTLRGKLYTKWTEQQIRMYNEGRESVLLACRKEEELVKSVYTEVLNNVEGIDEKIVEMIQSQLKIQRVAREALEDLLNT from the coding sequence ATGAAAACACTAAGCGATAAAGATGCCGAACTTATCCATGCCCTCATCATGATCAACAATGATCGCATAGAGAGCTATACACAAATGATTACAGCATTAAATAGCGAGAAGGATGCGGATTTGATTTCATTATTGGAAAAACTAGGACAACAGTCACAACAGTTCAAATCGCAGCTTGCACCATTTATAGATCAAGCTAGCGACAACAAAGGAGGCTCTCATACATTAAGAGGTAAGTTATATACAAAGTGGACAGAACAACAGATACGCATGTACAACGAGGGGAGAGAAAGCGTCCTTCTAGCCTGTCGAAAAGAGGAAGAGCTGGTAAAAAGCGTGTATACCGAGGTATTAAACAATGTCGAGGGCATCGACGAGAAGATCGTGGAAATGATCCAAAGCCAGCTAAAGATTCAGCGTGTTGCTCGGGAAGCCTTGGAAGACTTATTAAATACATAG
- a CDS encoding YdeI/OmpD-associated family protein, whose amino-acid sequence MEEIERIHFLDATAWRSWLIENHEAKDAVWMICYKKSSGKISISWSDAVDQALCFGWIDSIKKSISADASIQFFGKRKSKSTWSKINKEKIEHLTKAGLMTEAGLRSVAVAQENGSWSTLDEVEALQVPRDLERALEEANGLPFFLQLSKSKKKVILQWIVLAKKTETRQKRIEAIARSAAVGQTPQGLF is encoded by the coding sequence ATGGAGGAAATCGAAAGAATACATTTTTTGGACGCCACAGCGTGGCGAAGCTGGCTGATCGAAAACCATGAAGCAAAAGATGCTGTGTGGATGATCTGTTATAAGAAAAGTAGCGGCAAGATCAGTATTTCTTGGAGTGATGCGGTTGATCAAGCGCTATGTTTTGGCTGGATCGATAGTATTAAAAAATCAATTAGCGCGGATGCTTCCATACAATTCTTCGGAAAGCGAAAATCAAAAAGTACTTGGTCAAAAATAAATAAAGAAAAAATCGAACATTTGACGAAAGCGGGACTAATGACCGAAGCAGGTCTTCGGAGCGTAGCTGTTGCGCAGGAAAACGGTTCTTGGTCTACACTGGATGAAGTAGAAGCTTTGCAAGTACCACGCGATCTAGAACGCGCTTTGGAAGAAGCGAATGGGCTACCTTTTTTCCTCCAATTGAGCAAGTCCAAAAAGAAGGTAATACTCCAATGGATCGTCCTGGCGAAGAAAACGGAAACCAGACAAAAGCGTATTGAAGCAATTGCCCGATCGGCAGCTGTAGGACAAACACCTCAGGGGCTATTTTAA
- a CDS encoding DNA-deoxyinosine glycosylase, with translation MFKQQSDLLNFPCSLWQRSVAYKPIIELKTQQKSGQEAKLCITQSNLIHTTIQQHPFVGTKHQNFLPSVMFKMSFSPIVPLNSRILILGSLPGDRSLAAQQYYAHPQNRFWKILHSLYNRKLPTTYAEKLSLLQQEKIALWDVCQSAQREGSMDTEILAEVPNPISTLLQENPGIETVCFNGKKAQSLYDKYFERYPNITYYGLPSSSPANASFNEERLLEQWAIILQKSG, from the coding sequence ATGTTCAAACAACAATCTGATCTGTTGAACTTTCCCTGCTCACTTTGGCAAAGAAGCGTCGCATACAAACCCATCATCGAATTGAAAACACAACAAAAATCAGGTCAGGAAGCCAAGCTTTGTATAACCCAATCTAACTTGATCCATACGACTATCCAACAGCACCCTTTCGTAGGCACAAAACATCAAAATTTCTTACCTTCGGTTATGTTCAAAATGTCCTTTTCACCGATCGTCCCGTTAAACAGCCGCATCCTAATACTGGGATCACTACCGGGCGACCGTTCGCTAGCCGCCCAACAGTATTATGCGCATCCGCAAAATCGCTTCTGGAAAATCTTGCACAGCTTATACAATAGAAAACTGCCCACAACCTACGCCGAAAAACTATCCCTACTCCAGCAAGAAAAGATCGCACTTTGGGATGTTTGTCAATCCGCGCAACGTGAAGGGAGCATGGACACGGAAATATTGGCGGAAGTTCCCAACCCAATCTCCACTTTGCTTCAGGAAAATCCCGGTATCGAAACCGTCTGTTTTAACGGAAAAAAAGCACAATCGCTTTACGATAAATATTTTGAGCGGTATCCAAATATCACCTATTACGGCCTACCAAGCAGCAGCCCTGCAAATGCCTCCTTTAATGAGGAGCGACTCTTAGAGCAATGGGCAATCATCCTCCAGAAGTCGGGTTAA
- a CDS encoding AIR synthase related protein produces the protein MSDLKYNQRGVSAGKEDVHNAIKNIDKGLFPKAFCKIIPDILGGDAAWCNIMHADGAGTKSSLAYVYWKETGDLSVWRGIAQDAIIMNVDDLLCVGAVDNILLSSTIGRNKNLIPGEVIAEIINGTEEILEELRSLGLGIYSTGGETADVGDLVRTIIVDSTVTCRMKREDVISNHKIQAGNVIVGLASYGQATYEKEYNGGMGSNGLTSARHDVFHKYVAEKYPESYDPAVPYELVFSGDCKLTDNIAIGEDQQVSAGKLVLSPTRTYAPVIKAILDKYRSQVDGMVHCSGGAQTKVLHFVDDVHVIKDNLFPTPPLFDLIQKQSQTDWQEMYKVFNMGHRMEIYVNEEITSDIIAIANSFGIAAQIVGHVESATSKKVTIRSPHGEFIYE, from the coding sequence ATGTCAGACTTAAAATACAACCAAAGAGGTGTATCCGCTGGAAAAGAGGATGTGCACAATGCAATCAAGAACATTGATAAGGGACTTTTTCCAAAGGCCTTCTGCAAGATCATTCCCGATATATTAGGCGGTGATGCTGCATGGTGCAACATTATGCACGCGGATGGTGCAGGAACAAAATCCTCTTTGGCCTACGTATATTGGAAAGAAACGGGAGACCTTTCTGTTTGGCGCGGCATTGCCCAAGATGCGATTATCATGAACGTCGATGATCTATTGTGTGTTGGAGCGGTGGATAACATCCTCCTTTCTTCCACGATTGGTAGAAACAAGAACCTTATTCCTGGCGAAGTGATCGCCGAGATAATCAACGGAACAGAAGAAATACTGGAAGAACTTCGGAGCTTGGGGCTCGGCATCTATTCCACGGGGGGAGAAACAGCAGATGTGGGAGATTTGGTCCGTACAATCATCGTAGACAGTACCGTCACCTGCCGTATGAAACGGGAGGATGTAATTTCTAACCACAAAATCCAAGCAGGCAATGTTATCGTGGGGCTAGCGTCTTACGGACAGGCCACTTACGAAAAAGAATACAATGGTGGCATGGGATCAAACGGGTTGACATCTGCCCGTCATGATGTTTTCCATAAGTATGTCGCAGAAAAATATCCAGAAAGTTACGATCCGGCGGTACCTTATGAACTTGTCTTTTCAGGAGACTGCAAGTTGACGGATAATATCGCCATTGGAGAAGACCAGCAGGTAAGTGCGGGCAAGTTGGTGCTATCGCCGACGCGCACCTACGCACCTGTTATTAAAGCTATACTTGACAAATACCGCAGCCAAGTAGACGGCATGGTGCATTGCTCGGGCGGCGCACAAACGAAAGTATTGCATTTCGTAGATGACGTACATGTCATCAAAGACAATCTTTTCCCTACCCCTCCTCTTTTCGATCTGATACAGAAACAGTCACAAACAGATTGGCAGGAGATGTATAAGGTGTTCAACATGGGACACCGCATGGAGATCTACGTAAACGAAGAAATCACGAGCGACATTATCGCCATTGCCAATTCTTTTGGAATAGCCGCACAGATAGTAGGACATGTGGAAAGTGCAACAAGTAAAAAAGTAACGATCCGCTCGCCGCACGGAGAATTTATTTACGAATAA